One genomic segment of Cydia splendana chromosome 5, ilCydSple1.2, whole genome shotgun sequence includes these proteins:
- the LOC134790611 gene encoding CDK5 and ABL1 enzyme substrate 2 isoform X1, translating to MSNHRNKYEKARRRLAAVTFLSNISLDGTFKDTELCHVVKKNEKSDTKAVELVNGVVKDKGHESVRRKAPQSPAHRVIDNHSVSSDSDPNTSITPVKAVTNHVFRERCSSGNQESFKEKLAGARTKKVHLSSLTGINIDDKSSSESLNFGRFRTSSTCIPENQVHTKELRCIRPLTKGVSFRNERLAFAPGLGVPCVIFSTIPYSKTVRNPRSDHRKDGGRRRNTSGSARPLSAITDNGVDPFDLLGLEKEENGQDISYSKLLVPSRVCTREQYRKMYEGDFSDKASWKMMNRHPHVIARTKLLTRHKDKKWCFSYESSQRPQMAASPPLSTVDNKTFDWEEASLLTPKYVQYCPNVLDDPELIAGKHRTLLTFTSYMTSIIDYVRPQDLKKELNDKFREKFPHLKLTLSKLRSIKKEMRKIAKHDSGGIDLLSVAQAYVYFEKLILANLITKDNRKLCAGACLLLSAKLNDVKGDTLKALIERIETTFRVNRKDLMKFEFAVLVALEFGLHVPPYEVFPHYQRLLHDS from the exons ATGTCCAACCATCGTAATAAATACGAAAAAGCAAGAAGACGTCTCGCCGCTGTGACTTTTCTGTCGAACATATCTCTGGATGGGACGTTCAAGGATACGGAATTATGTCACGTCGTTAagaagaacgagaaatcggacACCAAGGCCGTTGAGCTGGTAAATGGGGTGGTGAAGGATAAAGGGCACGAGAGTGTCCGCCGCAAAGCGCCGCAGAGCCCTGCGCACCGCGTCATCGACAACCATTCCGTGAGCTCGGACTCCGACCCCAACACTAGCATCACTCCAGTCAAAGCTGTTACCAATCATGTGTTTAGAGAAAG atgttCATCTGGGAATCAAGAATCATTCAAAGAGAAACTTGCAGGAGCCCGGACCAAGAAAGTTCACTTATCATCACTTACTGGCATCAATATTGATGATAAGAGCAGTTCAGAAAGCCTGAATTTTg GTCGCTTCCGCACAAGCAGTACATGCATCCCTGAAAACCAGGTTCACACGAAGGAGTTGCGATGCATTCGTCCCTTAACCAAGGGGGTTTCGTTTAGGAACGAAAGGCTGGCATTTGCACCTGGTTTAGGTGTGCCATGTGTTATATTCAGTACTATACCATATTCGAAAACTGTCAGGAATCCTCG ttctgaccaCAGAAAAGACGGCGGCCGACGTCGAAACACTTCCGGTTCTGCAAGACCACTCTCAGCAATTACTGACAATGGGGTGGATCCTTTCGATCTCCTTGGTTTGGAAAAGGAGGAAAACGGTCAAGATATCTCCTATTCAAAATTGCTTGTACCATCCAGAGTGTGTACTAGAGAACAGTATCGAAAGATGTACGAAGGTGACTTCAGTGACAAAGCTAGTTGGAAGATGATGAATCGCCATCCTCACGTCATTGCCAG AACTAAGTTATTGACGAGGCACAAGGATAAAAAATG GTGCTTCTCGTACGAGTCCTCGCAGAGGCCCCAAATGGCCGCGTCGCCGCCTCTGAGTACTGTTGATAACAAAACATTCGATTGGGAGGAAGCGTCGTTACTGACGCCAAAATAT GTGCAGTACTGTCCCAACGTGCTGGACGACCCCGAGCTGATCGCCGGCAAGCACAGGACGCTGCTCACCTTCACCTCCTACATGACCTCCATCATCGACTACGTCCGCCCACAAGACCTGAAGAAGGAACTGAACGATAAATTCAGAGAGAAATTCCCTCACCTCAAACTAACTCTTAGCAAATTGAGAAG CATTAAGAAGGAGATGCGCAAGATAGCGAAACATGACAGTGGCGGCATCGACTTGCTATCCGTCGCTCAAGCGTACGTCTACTTCGAAAAGTTGATTCTGGCGAATCTCATTACGAAAGATAATAGAAAGTTATGTGCTGGCGCCTGCTTGTTGCTGTCTGCTAAACTAAATGACGTTAAGGGAGACACATTGAAGGCTTTAATTGAG CGCATCGAAACAACCTTCAGAGTGAACAGAAAGGACTTGATGAAATTCGAGTTCGCGGTCCTCGTTGCGCTCGAGTTCGGTCTGCACGTGCCGCCGTACGAGGTGTTCCCGCACTACCAGCGGTTGCTGCACGACTCGTGA
- the LOC134790611 gene encoding CDK5 and ABL1 enzyme substrate 2 isoform X2, translating into MSNHRNKYEKARRRLAAVTFLSNISLDGTFKDTELCHVVKKNEKSDTKAVELVNGVVKDKGHESVRRKAPQSPAHRVIDNHSVSSDSDPNTSITPVKAVTNHVFRERCSSGNQESFKEKLAGARTKKVHLSSLTGINIDDKSSSESLNFGRFRTSSTCIPENQVHTKELRCIRPLTKGVSFRNERLAFAPGLGVPCVIFSTIPYSKTVRNPRSDHRKDGGRRRNTSGSARPLSAITDNGVDPFDLLGLEKEENGQDISYSKLLVPSRVCTREQYRKMYEGDFSDKASWKMMNRHPHVIARCFSYESSQRPQMAASPPLSTVDNKTFDWEEASLLTPKYVQYCPNVLDDPELIAGKHRTLLTFTSYMTSIIDYVRPQDLKKELNDKFREKFPHLKLTLSKLRSIKKEMRKIAKHDSGGIDLLSVAQAYVYFEKLILANLITKDNRKLCAGACLLLSAKLNDVKGDTLKALIERIETTFRVNRKDLMKFEFAVLVALEFGLHVPPYEVFPHYQRLLHDS; encoded by the exons ATGTCCAACCATCGTAATAAATACGAAAAAGCAAGAAGACGTCTCGCCGCTGTGACTTTTCTGTCGAACATATCTCTGGATGGGACGTTCAAGGATACGGAATTATGTCACGTCGTTAagaagaacgagaaatcggacACCAAGGCCGTTGAGCTGGTAAATGGGGTGGTGAAGGATAAAGGGCACGAGAGTGTCCGCCGCAAAGCGCCGCAGAGCCCTGCGCACCGCGTCATCGACAACCATTCCGTGAGCTCGGACTCCGACCCCAACACTAGCATCACTCCAGTCAAAGCTGTTACCAATCATGTGTTTAGAGAAAG atgttCATCTGGGAATCAAGAATCATTCAAAGAGAAACTTGCAGGAGCCCGGACCAAGAAAGTTCACTTATCATCACTTACTGGCATCAATATTGATGATAAGAGCAGTTCAGAAAGCCTGAATTTTg GTCGCTTCCGCACAAGCAGTACATGCATCCCTGAAAACCAGGTTCACACGAAGGAGTTGCGATGCATTCGTCCCTTAACCAAGGGGGTTTCGTTTAGGAACGAAAGGCTGGCATTTGCACCTGGTTTAGGTGTGCCATGTGTTATATTCAGTACTATACCATATTCGAAAACTGTCAGGAATCCTCG ttctgaccaCAGAAAAGACGGCGGCCGACGTCGAAACACTTCCGGTTCTGCAAGACCACTCTCAGCAATTACTGACAATGGGGTGGATCCTTTCGATCTCCTTGGTTTGGAAAAGGAGGAAAACGGTCAAGATATCTCCTATTCAAAATTGCTTGTACCATCCAGAGTGTGTACTAGAGAACAGTATCGAAAGATGTACGAAGGTGACTTCAGTGACAAAGCTAGTTGGAAGATGATGAATCGCCATCCTCACGTCATTGCCAG GTGCTTCTCGTACGAGTCCTCGCAGAGGCCCCAAATGGCCGCGTCGCCGCCTCTGAGTACTGTTGATAACAAAACATTCGATTGGGAGGAAGCGTCGTTACTGACGCCAAAATAT GTGCAGTACTGTCCCAACGTGCTGGACGACCCCGAGCTGATCGCCGGCAAGCACAGGACGCTGCTCACCTTCACCTCCTACATGACCTCCATCATCGACTACGTCCGCCCACAAGACCTGAAGAAGGAACTGAACGATAAATTCAGAGAGAAATTCCCTCACCTCAAACTAACTCTTAGCAAATTGAGAAG CATTAAGAAGGAGATGCGCAAGATAGCGAAACATGACAGTGGCGGCATCGACTTGCTATCCGTCGCTCAAGCGTACGTCTACTTCGAAAAGTTGATTCTGGCGAATCTCATTACGAAAGATAATAGAAAGTTATGTGCTGGCGCCTGCTTGTTGCTGTCTGCTAAACTAAATGACGTTAAGGGAGACACATTGAAGGCTTTAATTGAG CGCATCGAAACAACCTTCAGAGTGAACAGAAAGGACTTGATGAAATTCGAGTTCGCGGTCCTCGTTGCGCTCGAGTTCGGTCTGCACGTGCCGCCGTACGAGGTGTTCCCGCACTACCAGCGGTTGCTGCACGACTCGTGA